A segment of the Aureliella helgolandensis genome:
AACAACCATTGGAAGATTCACATGCGAATGGCATCAAACCTGTCCAGTTGACCGATGCGAATTTCCAAACGGAGGTTATCGAGTCGGATCTTCCGGTATTGGTCGATATGAGGGCACCATGGTGTGAGCCGTGTATCAAAATGAAACCAACGTTGCGACTGGTCACTGAAAAACTGACTGGTCAAGCCAAGGTCGCGGAACTCAATATCGACGAAAACCCATTTATCAAAGAAAAGTATGGTATCCACCGCTATCCGACTTTATTGATCTTTCGGAATGGCGTCGAAGTTGAACGCTTGGTTGGACCGAAATCCGAATCGGAGCTTATTGCGGCTCTGAGCGAGGTTGACGCGTCAGGAAGCTCTCCTGCTGATCCAGACGAGAATCAGTAACAATGAAAACGAACGAATGACTGACGCGAAAAGTAGCCCGATCGAACTGCGGATTCATGGAATGGACTGCGCTGAGGAGGTCTTGGTGCTTAAGCGAGAACTCATACCGTTGCTGGAAGATGAAGATCGGCTTGGCTTCGATTTGATTGGCGGCAAACTGTCAATCGACATTTCTTCGCTGGATGTGAAGCTAGCCGATGTATTGGCTGCAATCGAGCGCACAGGTTTGAATGCGGAGCCATGGCAAGATGCCAAATCTGAGCGCGAATCGTCCTTCTGGTCGCAGCATCGCCGAACCATGCTGACGACCGTCAGCGGCGTGTTTGGCGTTACCGGCCTGGTGACGCAGCTAATGCTATCACGCGGAACGAGCGTTACCAGCGAGTCGCTTCCGCTTGCGGCCGTTTTATTGTACGTGGTCGGAATCATTGCCGGTCTTAGCTTGGTACTTCCCAAGGCATGGCGAGCCGCATTGTCTCTGCGCCCCGACATGAACCTGATGATG
Coding sequences within it:
- a CDS encoding thioredoxin family protein is translated as MYWSTKLPIALLLSVFAVLQMGCDSHVAQQPLEDSHANGIKPVQLTDANFQTEVIESDLPVLVDMRAPWCEPCIKMKPTLRLVTEKLTGQAKVAELNIDENPFIKEKYGIHRYPTLLIFRNGVEVERLVGPKSESELIAALSEVDASGSSPADPDENQ